In Gossypium arboreum isolate Shixiya-1 chromosome 5, ASM2569848v2, whole genome shotgun sequence, a single genomic region encodes these proteins:
- the LOC108475750 gene encoding adenylate isopentenyltransferase has protein sequence MEHILSSFHSLDSPVFYRPLPLHRRPRWPRMGSSTPHHRNNQNKTKLIVIMGATGTGKSRLSIDLSTHFPHSQIINSDKMQLYNGLDITTNKIPLPERKGVQHYLLGEFDSIDADVEPSQFRSAAGSTIADIASRGNLPLLVGGSNTFIHALLVETFDPQVDVFAESSSVSRALRYDCCFLWVDVAWSVLSEYLCIRVDEMLDSGMLEELAQFYDPTKAGVMVGLRKAIGVPEFDAYFRKYQPWESPENGVVPNKDRDQSRREAYEEALREIKDNTCRLAKRQIGKILRLREGGWDFTRFDATVTFQALMKKKQSSAVAAPELEWREIWEREVVEPSVKIVKRFLEE, from the coding sequence ATGGAACatattctttcttcttttcattCTCTCGATTCCCCGGTTTTTTACCGTCCTCTTCCCCTCCACCGGCGTCCGAGGTGGCCCCGTATGGGCTCCTCCACCCCCCACCACCGTAACAACCAAAACAAGACCAAACTCATCGTCATCATGGGTGCTACCGGTACCGGAAAATCCCGCCTCTCCATCGACTTGTCAACCCATTTCCCTCACTCTCAAATCATAAACTCAGACAAAATGCAACTTTACAACGGCTTAGATATAACCACGAACAAGATCCCTCTCCCTGAAAGGAAAGGGGTCCAGCACTATCTTCTCGGCGAGTTCGACTCAATCGACGCCGACGTGGAGCCGTCGCAGTTCCGTTCCGCCGCGGGATCAACCATCGCCGACATTGCCTCGCGTGGGAACTTGCCGCTTCTTGTTGGTGGGTCCAACACTTTCATTCATGCTCTCCTGGTGGAAACCTTTGACCCTCAAGTGGACGTGTTTGCCGAGTCAAGCTCAGTGAGTCGAGCGTTGAGGTATGACTGTTGTTTCCTTTGGGTCGACGTGGCTTGGTCGGTACTCAGTGAGTACCTATGCATACGAGTTGATGAAATGCTTGACTCAGGGATGTTAGAAGAGTTGGCTCAGTTCTATGACCCGACCAAAGCGGGTGTCATGGTGGGGCTACGGAAGGCAATCGGAGTACCCGAATTCGATGCCTATTTCAGGAAATACCAGCCGTGGGAAAGCCCAGAAAACGGCGTCGTCCCCAACAAGGACCGTGATCAGAGCCGGAGGGAAGCGTACGAGGAAGCCCTGCGGGAGATCAAAGATAACACGTGTCGACTGGCAAAGAGACAGATAGGAAAGATCCTACGGCTGAGAGAGGGCGGATGGGACTTCACTAGATTCGACGCAACGGTGACGTTTCAAGCATTGATGAAGAAAAAGCAGTCGTCGGCGGTGGCGGCGCCGGAACTAGAATGGAGGGAGATTTGGGAAAGGGAAGTGGTGGAACCAAGCGTGAAGATTGTGAAGCGATTTTTGGAGGAGTAG